The Kribbella jejuensis genome segment GGTCGCCTGCCACCTCTCCCCGCAGAACCGCCGCGAGGCGTGGGAGACCGACATCAAGCCGAAGCTCTGAACGGGACCATCGTGACAACTACTGATGCTCAGTCGACTCCGAAGCCCGTCAAGGACGGCGGGGAGCTGCTGTCGGTCGACGGCCTCGTCAAGCACTTCCCGATCCGCAAGGGGCTGCTGCAGCGCCAGGTCGGCGCAGTCCAGGCGGTTGACGGCCTGTCCTTCAGCGTGAAGCAGGGCGAGACGCTCTCGCTGGTGGGGGAGTCCGGTTGCGGCAAGACGACCACCGGCCGGCTGCTCACCCGGCTGGAGACGCCGACGTCCGGCAAGATCGTGTTCGAGGGCCGCGACATCAGCCACCTCGGCGAGGGGAAGATGCGGCCGATGCGTCGCGACGTACAGATGATCTTCCAGGACCCGTACGGCTCGCTGAACCCGCGGCACACGGTCGGCAAGATCGTCGGCGCACCGTTCAAGCTGCAGCACGTGAAGACCGAACACGGCGTGAAGCGGGCTGTGCAGGAGTTGCTCGAACTGGTCGGGCTCTCGCCGGAGCACTACAACCGGTACCCGCACGAGTTCTCCGGCGGCCAGCGGCAGCGGATCGGCATCGCCCGCACGCTGGCACTCCGGCCGAAGCTGATCGTCGCCGACGAGCCGGTGTCCGCGCTGGACGTGTCGATCCAGGCCCAGGTCGTGAACCTGCTCGAGGACCTGCAGGACGAGTTCGATCTGACGTACGTGATGATCGCGCACGACCTGTCGGTCGTCCGGCACGTCTCGGACCGGGTCGCGGTCATGTACCTGGGCAAGATCGTCGAGCTCGCCGACCGCGTCAGCCTGTACGAACACCCGATGCACCCGTACACGGTCGCGCTGCTGTCCGCCGTACCGGTCCCCGACACGAAGCGCCGTACCAACCGCGAACGCATCCGCCTGCAGGGCGACGTGCCCAGTCCCATCAACCCGCCACCGGCCTGCCGCTTCCACACCCGCTGCTGGAAGGCCCAGGAGATCTGCAAGACGATCGAGCCCCCGCTGGTCCAACTGGCTCCGGGACATCAGACCGCGTGCCACTTCCCGGAGAATGCGACGCCCGAGCAGCAGGCGACTGCCGAAGCCGCCGCGAAGAGCTGATCAGTAGAGATCCGTGATCGCGCTGCCCGTTGGTAGCGCGAACGGCGCGTTGCGTGGCGGTGTGGTGCTGAAGCGGAGGGTGGAGAAGGCCGGGACGGCAACCCGCACCGCGCCGGATGCGGCGGTGACGACGAGGAGATCCGTCTCGGCCGACTTCGAGAACCGGCGCTTGCCAGCGGCAACGAACTTCTCGTCGCCGAGCCACTGACCGAAGTAGACGTGGTCGTACGCGTACGGCAGGCCGACCTTTCGTGCGCTCGCTACCTCGTAGAGCGCCAGGTCTGCCCAGCCTGGCTCGATGACGGGCAGCGCATCGGTCGGCTCTGTCACGAGGTACTTCGCGCTGGGCGAGAGGAACGCTTGCTGGCCGGTGAATTTGGCGGGCGCCGCGGTGGACACGGTGCGTGCGATCGCCAGACCGACCGCGGGCGGGCGCTGCGTGAGCGGCTGCTGGAACACGATCTGCCCGGCCGCGACCGCGCGGACCGCGCCAAGCGGCACCTTCGCGATCCGCTCGCCCTTGTTCGTGATGACGTCCCAGCGGTAGAAGCCGTCGTAAGCGCCGAAATACGCGAGGTTGCCGTCGAGGGCTACGACGCGCGGGTCGGCCACCAGGCTGACGTTCGGCGGGATCCGGTTGCCGGCGCTGGTGCGGACAAGCTCGCGCTGGGCGTTGACGTCGTACACGACCGACTCGAAGTGGTCGTTGAAGCCCTCGACCCAGGCGACGAGATTGCCGCGGACGTCGGCGGTCAGGCGCCACGTACCTTTGCCGAGGCCGCGTACGCCGGTGTGGTCGGCTAGGTGGATCTCGTTCTCCTGGTTGAGGAAGACGAAGCCCGCGTCGGTCTGGACGAAAGCGGTGATCCGATGGGGTGCCACGGAGATGGTCTCGTTGCCGTAGTGGAGGTCGGAGCCGACGGCGTAGGTGACGCGGCGCTCGGTGAACGGCAGTGACGGCACCCTATGTTTGCGTCCGGCGGCGATCGCCAAGCCGCCTCCGGCCAGGGCCACCGCTGTGCCGCTCGCGACGGTGAGCAGGCGCCGGCGGGAGCGGCGGTGGTTGCCGGCTGCAATGATCGCGGTCAGGTCGAGCGGTGGTGGCTCGACGCTGTCGGCCTGAGCGGTGAGGGTGTCGCGGAGCAGGTCGTTCATTCGGTCAGTCCCGCCTTCAGTACGACGTCGGAGCCCAGCCGGGTCCGGAGTTTCTTGAGCGCGTCGAAGACCTGACTCTTCACGGTGCCGACGCTGCAGCCGAGCACCTCGGCGGTCTGCACCTCGGTGAGGTCCTCGTAGTACCGCAGGACCAGCGCGGCCCGTTGCCGCGGCGGCAGGCGCTGCAGTTCGTGCCACAACCAGATCCGCGCGGTGCTGTCGTCGTCCACCGGCCGATCGGGTACGTCGTCGTTCGGCCGCTCGGCGTGCCACGACTTCCGCCGCCACCACCCGATCGCGGTCGTGGTGATCGCCCGCCGCGTATACGCCTCGGCATTGCCCGGATCCCGCAACCGGTGCCACCCGACGTACGTCTTCACCAACGCTTCCTGCACCAGATCCTCAGCCAGCCCCCGGTCACCGACAAGCAGGTACGCATACCGAAACAACGCAGCGTGCCGACTACCCGCAAACTCGGCAAACCCCTCGGCCATCCCGCCCCCTCGCTATCCCTACCCTCCCCGACGCGAAAACCCACGCAAAGGGTTGGGCGCTGAGGTGTCTAGCCTCCCTGGTGTGGCGGCTTGGGGAGGGGGTTGGGGGTGGCGGCTAGGAGGACGTTGGCTATTAGTTGGTGGCCGGCGGTGTTGGGGTGGTCGCCGTCGGGGGCCAGGAGGGACGTGATGTTCGAGCTGTGTTCGAAGGGGGTGTAGATGTCGACGTACGTCGCGTCGTCTGCGGCGGCTGCGGCGTTGATCGCGGCGTTGGTGCGGAGCGTGAGCTGGTTGCTGGCGACCCGGCCGCTGGCGGTGTACTGGCGCTCGGCGACGTCGCCGTCCTTGAACACGTTCCAGTAGCCGGTCATCAGGATCGTGGTCGGCTGGTTCTTCCGTAGCGTGTGAATCCGGGACAGGATCTTGTCCAGGTTCACGGTCAGCTGCTCGTACTCGTCGGACACACAGTCGGCCACGCACTGGCCGCTGGTGACGTCGTCGTGGTGGTCACCGAAGTCGTTCGCCCCGATCGTCAGCAGTACGACGTTCGCGTCCGAGATGGCCACCTGCGTGGTGTCGTCCTGGTCGAGCGCCTGCAGCAGACCGGTCGAGTCCATTCCGCCGACGCCCAGGTTGTTCACCGTCACCGGCGTGCGGTCGCGGTCGTGGAGCAGGTCGCCGTACATCTGGGGAAACGCCGAGCAGTTGCAGTTGGTGCCGGAGGTGACGGAGTCGCCGAGTGCCACGACCTGGACGTCTCCGGCCGGATGCGGCCGGAAGACCGAGCTCATCGTGTCGGCACCGCTGATCGCGGTGACGACGGCCAGGACGACCAGGCCGAGGGCGAGCCGTCGGAGTGTCTGGATCACGCGGTTTTCGTGTGCCTCGTTTCGTGGTGCTCGCCGGTGGCCAGCTGGGTGTCGTGATGGCTCAGCCCCGCGAGGGCGAGTTGGTTGACCAGCCAAGGATAGGCCGACGCGAACGCCGGCGCCGCGAACTGCCACACGTGCGTGCCGGGGGAGATCTCCACTCGGGACCAGATCCCGACCTTGGCCGCCGCGCTGGACAGCTCCTTCGCCTCGCGCTGATGGCGGCGTTCCTCGGTGCTGGTCAGGAACAGCCCGTTCACGCCTGTGTACTTGCCGTGCGCCTTCATCACCAGCAGCGGCTCGTTCTGCTTCTCGAGCGCCACGTTGCCGCCGTACAGGTCGTGCAGGCTGGCGGCCGGCGTACTCGTGTACGGCGCAAGGTCGCCGGAGATGTCGATGAAGTGGGTGAACACGTCCGGGTGCTCGACGACCAGGTCGAGCGAGCAGGTGCCGCCCATCGAGAACCCGGCGACCGCCCACTGGTGCGGGTCGCGGGAGGCGCCGAAGGTCTTCTCGACGTACGCCGGGATGTCCTGGTCGAGGTGGTCCGCGGAGTTGCCGCGCGGACCGTTGACGCACTCGGTGTCGTTGTTGAACTTGCGGGTCGCGTCGGCGAACACCAGGATCGGCGAGTACCCGTGGTGCTTGCTCGCGTACTTGTCTGCGACCTGTACGGCGTTCCCGAGCCGGACCCAGTCACCCGGGCCCCCGCGCTCACCGCCGATCAGTTCGACGACCGGCAGTGGGTGCCGGTGCTGGCTGCGGACGAACCAGATCGGCGGCAGGTAGACCAGCTCCTGCCGGTGCGCGAAGTGACTGTACGTGTCGGGGATGTCCACCGCGACGAGCTTGCCCGCGCCCGGCACCTTGGTCGCGTTCGCCTCGCGCGAGAGCCCCGCGATCGATACCTGACCCGGAAGCGGTGCATTCGCCCAGTCGTTCACCGCGGCGTCGATGGTCGGGTAGTAGCCGACGAACTGGTTGACCCCGTTCGCACACACCAGCGCTGCGAGCGCGGCCGCCACGACCGCCATCCCGCGCCGCCACCACCGCGCGGTCCGCCACCCGGCGGCCAGCACGATCAGCGCCGCCACCGCCAACCCGAACCACAACCACACCGAGAACGGGAGTGGATCGGTCACGCCGACGGCCGTGGCGCCCCAGTACGCCGCGAGCAGGGTCAGCACCAACGCCAGCCCACCGATCAGCGGCACCGCCCGCAACCGCCACTCCCGGTTGCGCCAGCCGATGGCAGCGATCAGGGAGCCGGCGGCCAAGACGTCCAGCATCGCCGGAAACCATCCCCCCAGCAGCGACACATTCATCCGACCCTCCGTACTTCGACTAGACCCAACCCCCAGACGCCGTACGTCAACGAATGGTTGGCACGAGAGATTCCGACCCACTCAGCGTTTACACAGGTGCGATCGCGTGACCGATCGATCACCGAGTGTCGCAGGCGCGGACAAAGGGGTTCGCGTTCGACAATGTCGAACGGCTGCCGTTGTACCGCGGGGTATTGGCTCTTACATTCCAGCCAGCCGTGGTCGTCACGGCGAGGAAGGGAGGACCGGTATGGCTACGACCGAAGCGGTCAAGGCGAAGACCCTTCTGGGGGAGATGGCGGCTGAGTTCGCCGGCACGTTCATCCTGATCCTGTTCGGTGTCGGTGTTGTGGCCCAGGTGGTCGCTGGCGGCATCGGGAACCACGACTCGATCGCTTGGGCCTGGGGCCTGGGTGTGGTGCTCGGCGTCTACACCGCCGGCCGGATGACGGGTGCGCACCTGAATCCGGCGGTCACGATCGCTCTGGCGGCGTTCCGGGGGTTCAGCTGGCGGAAGGTGCTGCCGTACTCGGTGGCGCAGTTCCTCGGGGCGTTCATGGCGGCACTGGTGGTCCGCTGGAACTACACCGAGGCGCTGCACAAGGTGGACCCGGGCCTGACGATCAAGACGCAGGGCGTGTTCTCCACGCTTCCGGGCAACGGCAGCATGGATCTGGGCGTCCACATGTGGGGCGGGTTCCGCGACCAGATCATCGGTACCGCGATCCTGATGTTCCTGATTCTGGCGATCACCGACCTGCGGAACACGTCGCCGGCGGCGAACCTGGCGCCGTTCATCGTCGGTCTGGTCGTGGTCGGCATCGGCATGGCATGGGGTACGAACGCGGGGTACGCGATCAACCCGGCCCGTGACTTCGGACCCCGGGTGGCATCGTTGATCACAGGCTACGGCGGGGCCCTCAAGGACCAGTTCGGGGATCTCTATTTCTGGGTGCCGATCGTGGCACCGATCCTGGGCGCCCTGCTCGGTGGGC includes the following:
- a CDS encoding ABC transporter ATP-binding protein, giving the protein MVTTTDAQSTPKPVKDGGELLSVDGLVKHFPIRKGLLQRQVGAVQAVDGLSFSVKQGETLSLVGESGCGKTTTGRLLTRLETPTSGKIVFEGRDISHLGEGKMRPMRRDVQMIFQDPYGSLNPRHTVGKIVGAPFKLQHVKTEHGVKRAVQELLELVGLSPEHYNRYPHEFSGGQRQRIGIARTLALRPKLIVADEPVSALDVSIQAQVVNLLEDLQDEFDLTYVMIAHDLSVVRHVSDRVAVMYLGKIVELADRVSLYEHPMHPYTVALLSAVPVPDTKRRTNRERIRLQGDVPSPINPPPACRFHTRCWKAQEICKTIEPPLVQLAPGHQTACHFPENATPEQQATAEAAAKS
- a CDS encoding SGNH/GDSL hydrolase family protein — its product is MIQTLRRLALGLVVLAVVTAISGADTMSSVFRPHPAGDVQVVALGDSVTSGTNCNCSAFPQMYGDLLHDRDRTPVTVNNLGVGGMDSTGLLQALDQDDTTQVAISDANVVLLTIGANDFGDHHDDVTSGQCVADCVSDEYEQLTVNLDKILSRIHTLRKNQPTTILMTGYWNVFKDGDVAERQYTASGRVASNQLTLRTNAAINAAAAADDATYVDIYTPFEHSSNITSLLAPDGDHPNTAGHQLIANVLLAATPNPLPKPPHQGG
- a CDS encoding alpha/beta hydrolase; this encodes MLDVLAAGSLIAAIGWRNREWRLRAVPLIGGLALVLTLLAAYWGATAVGVTDPLPFSVWLWFGLAVAALIVLAAGWRTARWWRRGMAVVAAALAALVCANGVNQFVGYYPTIDAAVNDWANAPLPGQVSIAGLSREANATKVPGAGKLVAVDIPDTYSHFAHRQELVYLPPIWFVRSQHRHPLPVVELIGGERGGPGDWVRLGNAVQVADKYASKHHGYSPILVFADATRKFNNDTECVNGPRGNSADHLDQDIPAYVEKTFGASRDPHQWAVAGFSMGGTCSLDLVVEHPDVFTHFIDISGDLAPYTSTPAASLHDLYGGNVALEKQNEPLLVMKAHGKYTGVNGLFLTSTEERRHQREAKELSSAAAKVGIWSRVEISPGTHVWQFAAPAFASAYPWLVNQLALAGLSHHDTQLATGEHHETRHTKTA
- a CDS encoding MIP/aquaporin family protein, which gives rise to MATTEAVKAKTLLGEMAAEFAGTFILILFGVGVVAQVVAGGIGNHDSIAWAWGLGVVLGVYTAGRMTGAHLNPAVTIALAAFRGFSWRKVLPYSVAQFLGAFMAALVVRWNYTEALHKVDPGLTIKTQGVFSTLPGNGSMDLGVHMWGGFRDQIIGTAILMFLILAITDLRNTSPAANLAPFIVGLVVVGIGMAWGTNAGYAINPARDFGPRVASLITGYGGALKDQFGDLYFWVPIVAPILGALLGGLLYDQLVGRFLPIADEDEEPGRIPEENTTA
- a CDS encoding SigE family RNA polymerase sigma factor gives rise to the protein MAEGFAEFAGSRHAALFRYAYLLVGDRGLAEDLVQEALVKTYVGWHRLRDPGNAEAYTRRAITTTAIGWWRRKSWHAERPNDDVPDRPVDDDSTARIWLWHELQRLPPRQRAALVLRYYEDLTEVQTAEVLGCSVGTVKSQVFDALKKLRTRLGSDVVLKAGLTE